One part of the [Synechococcus] sp. NIES-970 genome encodes these proteins:
- a CDS encoding hypothetical protein (conserved hypothetical protein, DnaJ domain), whose translation MRIPLDYYRILCVPAKATTAQITQAYRDRLSQMPRREHGALAIEARNRIIEQAFDVLSQTESRAVYDHELSGNLFRSLVPSRPKLPFPDHAVSGPPEIDPHQPTIAIEERDFLGGLLLLLDLGEYELILKLASPYLRGKGKQVKGGSLGDPDLVNPELRLCLALAHWELSREQWLQQHYELAATSGQAGQTLLADADLFPELREEIQAELNRLRPYQILELLSLTDGETAERKRGLAMLQDMLDARGGIDGQGDDKSGLGIDDFLRFIQQLRSYLTVQEQLELFVAESKRPSAAATYLAVYGLLGAGFSWRQPQLVLQAQELLERLGQRQDVYLEQSICALLLGQPDEANQLLEQSQEQEAITYIREQSQGAANLLPGLCLYGETWLKTEVFSHFRDLRQRRDDTAVSLKAYFADLEVQQYLEGLPIAPPPEPETAPTQPQAAIAATVAPEVNPAPLPSRPEKVTSFEALVSESAPTMVPDVSPGVMTPPSPPEPEPVIETAETGPSHRSFSVPFLAIAVALGAVVALVGLVQLITRSPSQETASNGPTVTTPAPEPETPVEPPPPEAPIIENENPTPILDEAIATEVIENWFTSKSQAFGPDHDLTALENILTNPSLAEWRSRAQQVRDAGHYRTYEHSLTVESFNFDPSQPDVATVEAQVQEKANHYRGNGALDASQSYDSSLQIRYSLVRQDDRWLIRSSQTL comes from the coding sequence GTGCGCATTCCGCTCGACTATTACCGCATCCTGTGCGTCCCCGCAAAGGCAACTACTGCCCAAATTACCCAAGCCTATCGCGATCGCCTGTCTCAAATGCCCCGTCGCGAGCACGGAGCCTTGGCCATTGAAGCCCGCAACCGGATTATCGAGCAAGCCTTTGACGTCCTCTCCCAAACAGAAAGCCGTGCGGTTTACGACCATGAGCTATCGGGCAATCTTTTTCGCTCCCTCGTTCCTAGCCGTCCGAAGCTGCCCTTCCCCGACCATGCTGTCAGTGGTCCCCCCGAGATTGACCCCCATCAGCCGACCATTGCCATTGAGGAGCGTGATTTCCTCGGTGGACTTCTACTATTACTCGACCTAGGTGAATACGAACTGATCCTAAAGCTGGCATCTCCTTACCTCAGGGGCAAAGGTAAACAAGTCAAAGGGGGTTCCCTAGGAGACCCAGATCTGGTGAATCCAGAATTACGTCTTTGTTTAGCCTTAGCCCACTGGGAGCTCAGCCGTGAACAATGGCTGCAACAACACTACGAACTGGCTGCTACCTCTGGACAGGCGGGGCAAACCTTGTTGGCAGACGCGGATCTTTTCCCTGAGCTCCGGGAGGAAATCCAGGCAGAGCTCAATCGCCTCCGTCCTTACCAGATACTGGAACTATTGTCCTTGACAGATGGGGAAACGGCGGAAAGAAAGCGGGGCTTAGCAATGCTCCAGGATATGCTCGATGCCCGGGGGGGTATTGATGGTCAGGGGGATGACAAATCGGGCCTGGGCATTGATGATTTTTTACGTTTCATTCAACAGCTGCGGAGTTATCTGACAGTTCAGGAACAGTTAGAGCTGTTTGTGGCAGAATCAAAGCGTCCCTCAGCTGCGGCGACTTATTTAGCGGTTTATGGGCTCCTAGGAGCCGGATTTTCTTGGCGACAACCCCAGTTAGTACTCCAGGCCCAGGAACTGTTGGAGCGTTTGGGGCAGCGGCAGGATGTCTATTTAGAACAGTCGATCTGCGCTCTACTCCTGGGACAACCTGATGAGGCGAATCAACTGCTGGAGCAGAGTCAAGAACAGGAAGCGATCACCTACATTCGAGAACAGTCCCAAGGGGCAGCCAATTTACTACCGGGCCTTTGTCTTTATGGCGAAACTTGGCTGAAAACTGAGGTATTTTCCCACTTCCGGGATTTGCGTCAACGGCGCGATGATACTGCTGTTTCTTTGAAAGCTTATTTTGCAGATTTAGAGGTGCAGCAGTACCTAGAAGGTCTTCCCATTGCGCCGCCTCCTGAACCAGAAACAGCCCCAACTCAACCTCAAGCGGCGATCGCCGCGACGGTAGCACCGGAGGTTAACCCAGCCCCCTTGCCCAGTCGCCCCGAAAAAGTGACTTCCTTCGAGGCTTTGGTTTCAGAATCAGCACCAACCATGGTGCCGGATGTCTCTCCTGGGGTGATGACGCCCCCGAGCCCCCCAGAACCAGAGCCAGTGATCGAAACGGCAGAAACTGGGCCATCCCACCGATCTTTTTCGGTCCCCTTTTTGGCGATCGCCGTTGCTTTAGGGGCTGTGGTTGCGCTCGTTGGCCTAGTGCAGCTCATCACCAGATCGCCTTCCCAGGAAACTGCCTCCAATGGCCCCACGGTAACGACTCCAGCCCCAGAGCCAGAGACGCCCGTCGAGCCCCCGCCCCCAGAGGCACCCATAATTGAGAATGAGAATCCGACGCCCATTTTAGATGAGGCGATCGCCACTGAGGTGATCGAAAATTGGTTTACCAGTAAGTCCCAAGCCTTTGGCCCAGACCATGACCTAACCGCCCTCGAAAACATTTTGACCAATCCTTCTCTCGCAGAATGGCGGAGCCGGGCCCAGCAGGTGAGGGATGCAGGCCACTACCGCACCTACGAACACAGTCTTACTGTCGAGAGCTTTAATTTCGATCCGAGTCAACCGGACGTGGCGACTGTTGAAGCCCAAGTGCAGGAAAAAGCAAACCATTATCGGGGGAATGGGGCCTTAGATGCGAGTCAGTCCTACGACTCTTCCCTACAGATTCGCTATAGTCTCGTGCGCCAAGACGATCGCTGGCTCATTCGTTCTTCCCAAACCCTGTAG